gtccgatttcAACATCAACCaaagactaaccaataattttttatttcattttttatactgcTTAAAAGAGCAACCAGGGAttgtaccgacccaatgggttcgatgatgagtaAGGTTAATTAAGAAAGGCAAGCAGTGAGGATCAACTAGGGTGAGCATCGAACATAATGAGCATGTTGAGCGGGGAGCAACAAGCGAAGCGAACATTGAGCCGCGAGCGGAGAAgttgtttttttcaattttaacaaattgaaaactaagaggacaaataaaaCAGAAGAGAATGAATATTATAGGATGATGCCATAAGGTGTCTTTTTGGACgccgtgaggactcctcacaaaaatatttttctccttcgtaaattatgactattgacgccataaaaaacatcaaaaaccaaagttattaaagaatagtataaaattacttgaactcatcactaaaaagttatttaatattattgattatatatatagtcgGGGTTGGTTGATCTTTGTCACGCGATTTTAaggttttatttaaaaataaaaaatttgtataaatatttttatttttaattaatttaattcaaatttataaataattaattaattaaaaaagcttataataaatttacactaataatattaacaaatcaattcatttgaaattcgaaagatatattcataattaatgcaaaatatttttttaattttaataaaggTTATCGAtgcaactaataattaataagaaattagaatcaatttatttaaataaatccataattttctacaataactaaaatttatcattattcaaaattcaatactttctttttcgaaattattttttaatttcatttatttaatttttcagtTAAAAAATAATCCTCAAAACCCACCCCTTCTTTCGTTCGTCTTTTCCCTCCACCCCAAgtttattttacctttttccttcCCCACCACTTGACAGTGACAGGTGAGCTGTCACTTCAACCCCTCCCCACGCCATTAGACGGTAGAACtcctttcttatttcttttggaTTTCCTTATGAAAACCCTAGTGAGCCGCCGAGCTCCTTTTTCCTATCCTCCTTGCtgctcgccgcacgaccccttccctcctctcctcttcctctcgtcgCCGATCCATCGCAACAATGGCAGCCCTCGCCCTCTTTGGCCGTCTCTCGCCATCGTggtggtccgttcgtggcttcgtctcgccggcgggagtttgccttctctttctttctctctgttcggCTCCTTTTctagccgtctctcgccgtcgcggtggtccGATCGTGGCTTCATCTCGCCGGCGCTCGCGGCCTCTgctccctcgcctccacccttcatcagtcttccggacacgcgtcgacacgcgtgtcgagaaaagttgaccgcgtgtccgaccgtgtccgagcgtgtcgacgtgtccgacatgctccgacacgtgtcggacacgacatgGAAGGCCATATAACGTGTCCGTGCAACTGCCCCTGGACCAATCCAGAACTCTTAAGACCGAAGACTGACCCGTACAGTGTTGATCCAGAAATTCTAGGACCGTTGATCCAGAAATTCTAGGACCAATGACTGACCCGGTCTTCTTAGGAACTAAACCAGGATCGGTAGGGTTGGCCAATACaggtcggtccagggtcaacttggatcgatgctcacccctattatAAAGTacccccaaaaataaaaaatgttttaaaactCATGAAGTCCAAATCAAGAtagctttattttttattttatcctgCCTtaattctcattttattttttaaatttttgctcTATCTCATCGAAAATGTGAAAGTCAAAACTCATAGTTGAAGTTAAACGTCTGCAACATAATCTTCCCTGAAAAGACAGGGGATTCCCGCCTTTCTCTTTTTAGGTAAGAAGGGTGGACACCAAATGTTAAATTAAGATAGTTAAAAAAGTATTTTAGCTGACGGGGACGTCACTACGGGGGAGAAATGGTCGGTAGGtattggtttttcttttgttctttttttacgTAGGCGCTGGTTTTTTCGACAAGCGAGCTTCACAAGCAACGTGAGAATAATAACGAAACAACCTTAGAAAACAAATTCTTGGTTAAATCCGAATGGAAAGACCCTGTGAAAAAATCCTGCATATTCACAAATCTctaacaaatatatatatatgagaaaTCTATGGTctggaccgaccaaaaaataaagcGAGCCTATCACCGTCACCTCGGTGCCATGGAGACCGAGAAATCCTGGGGCAGGGCAAACCTCTCGCCCCACTTCTTGGACTGCAGATACAACTTCGAGATCCGACCCGCGATCCGACCCATATCGGGCCGCTTCTCCGGGTCGTCGTCGACGCACTCCAAGGCCAGCTGCACCATCTTCACGGCGACCTCCACCGGGTACGAGTCCTTCAACCTCTTGTCCACCCACCGCCTCACGCCCTCGCCCACCGCGTCCCTCGCCCCCTCTATCACGCTCGTCCTCCTGCAATCGCCGCTCTCTCTGTCGAAGGAGTACTTCAGCGGCTCTTCCCCGGACAGCAGCTCGAGCACGACGACCCCTAATGCGTAGACATCGGACTTCCGGGTCGGGGTTCCCGTGGAACGGAACTCCGGCGACATGTAGCCTCTCGTTCCCTCGAACTTCTTCGCGCCGCTGTTGGTCCTCATCGGTCTGGGTGTGTCCAGGGACCACGGAGGCTcgtcctcctccaccacctcgCCGCACAGCTCCGCCGTACCTAGTGGAGAACGCCAGTCGAGAGTGTTGATTGTTAAGGAAGCGATCGTCTTTCTTTATCCTCATAAACAAATGTAGTAAACGAAATATCCAAAGGACAGAACAACATAACCACAACCTGTCACTTCTAACAAATATACGTCACGCCTTTTCTCGTATCATGCTTTGCCAAATGACCAAACTTCATAAGATGGCAAGAAACGTATAACAATCTGCATATGAAATATTTCTTGGATCTCCTATTTTACAACAAATTGTCCAGACACGTTGTATAAAATTGATATCGAACTTCAATGACACTTTCGTAAGATTTGTTTTTCATCGGAAAACGCAATCGATAAAACAAGGAACAAGATTCGCGTGGGAAGGTCAACGCACCGAAATGACAGATCTTGGCGTTCAACGAATCTTCGGTGATGACGATGCTGGAGCTCTTGATCCGGTTATGGAGGAAGCCGGATCCGTTCACCCCCGTGCAGTGGTGGATGTACTCCAACCCATGAGCCACGTCCGTCGCGACCTGCATTCTCGAGGCCCAGCTCGCTAGGGGCGAGTAGCCCGGGTTGACCCGGTTCCTGAGGCAGTCGCAGAGGTTCGCGCCCTTCACGAACTCGTAGACCAGATACACATCGCTCTCCAAGAGCGACGCGCCCAGCAGCTTCGCGACGCTGCTGTGGTGGCTCCTGCAGATCGCGGCGAGGAGCTCGCGGAGGCGGGGGAGTCCGATGGGGCGGCGGAGCCTGCGGCGGAAGACGGCGACGTCCTGGCCGCGGAGGGAGCAGCGccaggcggaggaggaggagggggagagggagagggggcggAGGAGGAAGTTGCCGGTGGCGGAGGAGAGCTCGGAGAAGGGGTATATGTAGGGGGTGTCGTGGAGGTGGTGCCTGAGGTCGGCGGGGAGGGAGTAGGACGGGGTGGTGGAGAGGGAGGACGACGAGTCGGAGGcggggtggcggcggcggaggtttTTGAAGAAGGAGGAACTGGTGGGGCCGGAGGTGACGGTGAAGAAGGTGGACGATGATGGGGGGTCAATTGAGGCGGTTTtgaaggagggagagggcgGTGCTCTTGAGGATTCGGATAATCTTCTTGAACTCCTCTTGTTGGGTTGGATCGAGTCTGTGGATTTTCTTGATCGGCacatgagggggagagagagagagattccgaATGGCCGGAAGCAAGATTTGCCGTCGCCGGAATTGCGAGAGAGGAATTTCGTCTTCAGGGTGGGATTAAAGAATCCGAGGATCCTCGATGCTCGGTGGGGGCATCAGAAACGGAACCCCCGTCAGCAGCGGGGGGAGATCGAGATAGAATAAGCTCACGGCACAAGAAATGGTGGAAGGTTTCGTTTCTTGCGTAGCCTTTTGTCCTTCGGCTTTCGACTATTTTAATCCATTATTCGTTCTTCGTTCaaagcttctttttcttccgacTCTTGAGTAATTCGTTTCGGGTGACAGGCGGTCGTATTTGGCTTCACATCTCATGCGGAGGAGTTAAGTCACTGTCAGCAGCTGTTGCGCGGCGTGCTCTGACCATGCGGAGGTCACGGTATTGTCGACCTGGATCGATACATGTTGGCTAGGTCAAAGGGCTCTTCTCCAGACCAAAACAGGAAGGTCAACATCCACTTTCGCATTCCGGCGCAGAAGATATAGGcaaatcccatcattttccGCCCACTGGCCGAAAAAGAAAATCGCTTGTACCGTCTTATTTGGCCAACAAAATTCTGTGATTGTCTCGGAGTTGGGTGGTCGTGCTCTTTCTTTATAGTTTCTTTTAATACAGAGCAGAAGGTTCCTGTCCTAACTCTGATACCACCTCCGGCACCTCCTAACATTATCCAACGATGAAGGCGGGATTAAGGAAACTATGTGTTGACCTAACCGCAGACCGTGATGTGACAACATAgggtgcatgataaccaaaatttctattccaaaaatagtttttctgttccaaacccgtttctagaaaataaatccatttgataaacctattccatttttctatttctgaaatagatttatattccaaaaataggtttggaagagaaattagaagtataaaaaatctacttctctatttctgaaacaaaaataaaaaataatttctcctaCAAACCCTATTTCGATAACTCTCATCTCCTCTATGACGTcttgcctcctcctcttcctccgtCGATCGCTGCCCGTCGCCACCCGCCATTGACCGCTGGCCGTCGCCGCTGCCCGCAATCGGTCGTTGGTCACCGTTGTCGGCCACTGTCGCCGTTGGCCGCCACCGCCGATCACCAGTCGCCGCCGCCAACCGCCGGTTGCCGGCCCTTGCCACCACCCCCAGCCGGTGAcccgaaaagaaagaaattttgtgtcgttatcaaacaaatttctatttttaaagtaaaaatttggTGACGTTATCAAAcgattatttttgcttaaacttttctaaaatagaaatagaaaaatttatttctgttccagaaatagttctGGAACAAAATGATTGTCATGCGCGTCCGTGTCATGCACGTCTGTAATGAGCAGCTCTACCGTTGAAAGAACGCCTCGAAATGGGAGAGCTTTCGCCCCCGCCTAACCCATTAGCCAGGGCAGAAGTCAAGAAGACAAAGTCCCGATCGTGACGATTCACTGACGGAACAGGACAGGGTCTCGAAACTGAATTATGTCACCGGAAGTGCGTTGACCACTGGAGGCCAGAGGGAATGGCTACAGTTACTAGTCAATTACGCACCCAACGATGTCATCATAGAGCAGACCTCCGACCGGGAGAAAGTCCGAGGAGATTCACCCGAGAACCCAAAAGGCCAACGCAGAGACAAAAGCCCAAATCATgaaacagaagaagaaaggaacaaGTCCATGCCCAATCCAGACCACTTCTGAATTGGAAATTCCAAACGCACTGAACTGCACTAAATACACTTACACAAAGAAAGCCCAAACAGGCACCTTCGAGTTCATTCGATATTGACTACAGAAATTGACACGAACAACAGACTCTCGTCGACCCAAATTTGCGACAATCCCGAATTGCTCAACGAAACAACAGATCAGATTAGACCCTAACTCAGAAACACAAAAACCACACAACTTAGATTTTCATTTCGCCACATTAAAAAGTGTgaacttttctttcttgggcGTCGTCATCTTCTTCAGTAATCGATGTTGGCATATGCAGAGAGGGCCTCTCCGGTCAGCCTGCAAATCCTCCAGTCCTGCAGGATCTTCGCCCCCATATCCTCGTAGAACTTTATCGCGTTCACGTTCCAGTCGAGCACCACCCACTCGACCCTTCCGTACCCCATCCTCGCCGCCTGCCCCGCCACCGCCGTCAGCAGCATCCGCCCCAGCCCCTTCCTCCGGTAGCACTCCCTCACGAACAGGTCCTCTATGTAGAACCCCGGCTTCGCCAGGAACGTCGAGTAGTTCGGGAAGAACAGGACGAACCCAGCCACCACGGCGCCGGCGCCGCCCGCCCTCGGCCCCGGAAGCGAAGATCTCGGCCTCGGGGTCCTCGATGGGGAGGTCGAGGTTGATCGCGTGGACGACCGGGGCGAATGCGGGCACGCCGGTAGGGTtttgcggcggcggcggcggcgggagcggGGCGAAGGGAAGGTGGGAGACCTCGAGGAGGAGGACGGTGAAGGACTGGAAGGGAGGGGAGTTGAAGAGGGTGGAAGAGAGGGAGGCCTCGGTGGCGGCGCACTGGTCCGCGAGGCGCTCGAAGACGGCCATCTGGTAGATCATCTTGTGGATGTGGGGGACGTCGGACGGGGCGGCGAGGCGGACGCGGGCGAAGAGCGTCCGGCGGGAGGAAGGGGGAGCGATTTCCGGCATCGCGGGGACATCGGAGGGCGGCGgaggcggggcggcggcggccatAGCGGTGGGTCGGTTTCTTGCTGGGGAGATTGATCGCAAGGTGTTTGCTTTTCGGCgcaagagaaggaagagatgacGGGAGGAGGTTCTGGATGGACCGAGAAATTCGGGGGGTCATAAATAGGGGACGTGGGGACTCGGTAGTGGGAATTTTTTCATCGGAACGAGGGCATTTCGGTCATAACGCAAGACTAGATGTGAAGACGCGAGAAACGGAGGCAGTAGAGAAGAGAAGTGCGATCGAAAGAGAACTCTTCTTCGTTGGACAACATTGTCATGTTAATCCATAGAAGATATATAATTCAAGAGCATCACTGCCTTGATAGGATAA
This Eucalyptus grandis isolate ANBG69807.140 chromosome 7, ASM1654582v1, whole genome shotgun sequence DNA region includes the following protein-coding sequences:
- the LOC104454233 gene encoding lysM domain receptor-like kinase 3, translating into MCRSRKSTDSIQPNKRSSRRLSESSRAPPSPSFKTASIDPPSSSTFFTVTSGPTSSSFFKNLRRRHPASDSSSSLSTTPSYSLPADLRHHLHDTPYIYPFSELSSATGNFLLRPLSLSPSSSSAWRCSLRGQDVAVFRRRLRRPIGLPRLRELLAAICRSHHSSVAKLLGASLLESDVYLVYEFVKGANLCDCLRNRVNPGYSPLASWASRMQVATDVAHGLEYIHHCTGVNGSGFLHNRIKSSSIVITEDSLNAKICHFGTAELCGEVVEEDEPPWSLDTPRPMRTNSGAKKFEGTRGYMSPEFRSTGTPTRKSDVYALGVVVLELLSGEEPLKYSFDRESGDCRRTSVIEGARDAVGEGVRRWVDKRLKDSYPVEVAVKMVQLALECVDDDPEKRPDMGRIAGRISKLYLQSKKWGERFALPQDFSVSMAPR
- the LOC104454231 gene encoding LOW QUALITY PROTEIN: probable acetyltransferase NATA1-like (The sequence of the model RefSeq protein was modified relative to this genomic sequence to represent the inferred CDS: deleted 1 base in 1 codon); this encodes MAAAAPPPPPSDVPAMPEIAPPSSRRTLFARVRLAAPSDVPHIHKMIYQMAVFERLADQCAATEASLSSTLFNSPPFQSFTVLLLEVSHLPFAPLPPPPPPQNPTGVPAFAPVVHAINLDLPIEDPEAEIFASGAEGGRRGAVVAGFVLFFPNYSTFLAKPGFYIEDLFVRECYRRKGLGRMLLTAVAGQAARMGYGRVEWVVLDWNVNAIKFYEDMGAKILQDWRICRLTGEALSAYANIDY